In Chaetodon trifascialis isolate fChaTrf1 chromosome 4, fChaTrf1.hap1, whole genome shotgun sequence, one DNA window encodes the following:
- the nmu gene encoding neuromedin-U, translating into MRNLQSQSQPAQRGAAGSLHSLSSGAVTPLSTAGVTLAALLILTIPVCNSAPAELQQATTDQRQLLSQIDAVCSSYLSADLKFWTSDVLGELCLLMLVQKSKELKVRENSKRAELQGPGGIQSRGYFLYRPRNGRRSLEYE; encoded by the exons ATGAGGAACCTCCAGAGCCAAAGTCAGCCCGCGCAGCGCGGAGCCGCCGGCAGCCTGCACAGCCTCAGCAGCGGCGCCGTCACTCCACTCAGCACGGCCGGCGTCACCCTCGCAGCCCTACTCATCCTCACCATCCCAGTCTGCAACA GTGCTCCAGCAGAACTTCAGCAAGCCACAACAGATCAGAGGCAGCTTCTCAGCCAG ATAGACGCCGTGTGCTCGTCCTACCTCTCTGCAGACCTGAAGTTTTGG ACATCTGATGTCTTAGGAGAACTCTGTCTCTTGATGCTGGTTCAGAAGTCAAAG GAGCTGAAAGTGCGAGAAAATAGTAAAAGG GCCGAACTCCAGGGACCTGGGGGGATCCAGAGCAGAGGTTACTTCCTCTATCGG CCACGAAATGGAAGACGATCCTTAGAATATGAGTGA